In Curtobacterium sp. L6-1, a genomic segment contains:
- a CDS encoding DUF11 domain-containing protein, which translates to MRITRLRDAAAALLVSALALGATVGLPAASATAAPAAPGCDFADSGTGTYADTLCWLDLSALDPAVAATPAGQPLALDLPGGYRLRATVTVSGGPVAAVRLPTYVGSWLGNRGHYTGIDGAVRPALYQQTAATTSTATLSDVRMTDASGAAVTGWSLVGADAEETASGESITWTSDAPFTSLTTRPDGTDERGTACGRGFTGIGTTTVTCTGTGSTPTGTAIVAAREPSTFSQTMASRGGREAVAFGVLVSRVQITKQLVDGFGGDAFTVSVADEAGRVVASADTAGGTTATTGDVTVLVAADGTPLTFREAPTGTTDPSRYADPSWACTRNGVAATDLPSGTSVGTSTAIPVGVGDAIACTVTNTALPGGLALTKTADVTDGDGDRLVGLGDTVRWTVTARNTGGVPLSDVAVDDPTAGPVTCDETTLAVGATTTCRSDAATTITAADVDAGSLTNTATASARVTGTTSTVRSDPASATVAVERAEVAVVATPGEVTADGLEVAVVVENDGTVPLTDVEVTVPGVDPVPVPDVPPGDTAGITVVVPLAEEPTTVPVTVEATPTGLLGDADPVTDSVDVTVPAAAPGTPDPTPTPTPTPTPAPEPTDQPTPGPTPVPTGDPSVVPAPAVGSGTGGTGSRPDVRGPDGSLAFTGPAVGLAGLGAAALVALAAGLVLLRRRRSSTGR; encoded by the coding sequence GTGAGGATCACACGACTCCGCGACGCCGCCGCCGCCCTGCTCGTCAGCGCACTCGCGCTCGGTGCCACCGTCGGCCTGCCCGCCGCGTCCGCCACCGCCGCCCCGGCCGCGCCCGGGTGCGACTTCGCCGACAGTGGGACCGGCACGTACGCCGACACGCTCTGCTGGCTCGACCTCTCCGCCCTCGACCCGGCCGTCGCAGCGACCCCCGCGGGGCAGCCGCTCGCGCTCGACCTGCCCGGTGGCTACAGGCTGCGGGCGACCGTGACCGTGTCCGGCGGCCCCGTCGCGGCCGTCCGCCTGCCCACCTACGTCGGGTCGTGGCTCGGCAACCGCGGGCACTACACCGGGATCGACGGCGCCGTCCGTCCGGCCCTGTACCAGCAGACCGCCGCCACGACCTCGACCGCGACGCTCAGTGACGTCCGCATGACCGACGCCTCGGGCGCCGCGGTGACGGGCTGGTCGCTCGTCGGTGCGGACGCCGAGGAGACCGCGAGCGGCGAGTCCATCACCTGGACCTCGGACGCGCCCTTCACCTCGCTCACCACCCGCCCGGACGGCACCGACGAGCGCGGCACCGCCTGCGGCCGGGGCTTCACCGGGATCGGTACCACCACGGTGACCTGCACCGGCACCGGCAGCACGCCGACCGGCACCGCGATCGTCGCCGCCCGCGAGCCCTCGACCTTCAGCCAGACGATGGCCAGCCGGGGCGGCCGCGAGGCCGTGGCCTTCGGCGTCCTCGTCTCGCGCGTGCAGATCACGAAGCAGCTCGTCGACGGGTTCGGCGGCGACGCCTTCACCGTCAGCGTGGCCGACGAGGCCGGCCGGGTCGTCGCGAGCGCCGACACCGCCGGCGGCACGACCGCCACCACTGGTGACGTCACGGTGCTGGTCGCGGCCGACGGGACTCCGCTGACCTTTCGGGAGGCGCCCACCGGCACCACGGACCCGTCCCGCTACGCGGACCCGTCGTGGGCCTGCACCCGGAACGGCGTCGCGGCCACCGACCTGCCGAGCGGCACGTCCGTCGGCACGAGCACCGCGATCCCGGTCGGCGTCGGTGACGCGATCGCCTGCACGGTGACGAACACGGCGCTGCCCGGCGGCCTCGCGCTCACGAAGACGGCCGACGTCACCGACGGGGACGGCGACCGCCTGGTCGGGCTCGGCGACACGGTCCGCTGGACGGTCACGGCGCGGAACACCGGCGGGGTCCCGCTCTCCGACGTGGCCGTCGACGACCCGACCGCCGGCCCGGTGACCTGCGACGAGACGACCCTGGCGGTGGGTGCGACGACCACCTGTCGCAGCGACGCCGCCACCACGATCACCGCGGCCGACGTGGACGCCGGCTCGCTGACGAACACCGCGACGGCGAGCGCCCGGGTGACCGGGACCACGTCGACCGTGCGGTCCGACCCCGCCTCGGCGACGGTCGCCGTCGAGCGCGCCGAGGTGGCCGTCGTGGCCACGCCGGGCGAGGTCACGGCGGACGGCCTCGAGGTCGCGGTCGTCGTCGAGAACGACGGCACGGTCCCGCTGACCGACGTCGAGGTCACCGTGCCCGGCGTCGACCCTGTTCCGGTGCCGGACGTCCCGCCGGGCGACACCGCGGGGATCACCGTCGTGGTCCCGCTCGCCGAGGAGCCGACGACGGTCCCGGTCACGGTCGAGGCCACCCCCACCGGGCTCCTCGGGGACGCCGACCCCGTCACCGACAGCGTCGACGTCACCGTCCCCGCCGCCGCGCCGGGCACCCCGGACCCGACGCCGACGCCGACGCCGACCCCCACCCCGGCACCGGAGCCGACCGACCAGCCGACCCCGGGCCCCACGCCGGTGCCGACCGGCGACCCGTCCGTCGTCCCGGCCCCCGCGGTCGGGTCCGGCACGGGCGGCACCGGCTCCCGCCCGGACGTCCGGGGCCCTGACGGGTCGCTCGCCTTCACCGGCCCCGCGGTCGGGCTCGCCGGTCTGGGGGCCGCCGCCCTGGTGGCCCTCGCCGCCGGTCTGGTCCTGCTCCGACGCCGCCGGAGCAGCACCGGGCGCTGA